The Triticum aestivum cultivar Chinese Spring chromosome 3A, IWGSC CS RefSeq v2.1, whole genome shotgun sequence genome includes a region encoding these proteins:
- the LOC123062173 gene encoding BTB/POZ domain and ankyrin repeat-containing protein NPR2, producing the protein MEPSSSITFASSSSYLSNGSSPCSGALAPLPAADGWGGGGGGGGGGSSSSVEAVSLNRLSSNLERLLLDSELDCSDADVDVADGGPPIPVHRCILAVRSSFFHDLFRARGSRSDGAVTASASATGGGAGGDVNGRPQYKMEDLVPGGRVGREAFLAFMGYLYTGRLRPAPLDVVSCADLVCPHDSCPPAIRFAVELMYAAWTFRIPELMSLFQRRLMNFVDKTLAEDVLPILQVAFHSELTQVREKCVQRIARSDLDIMSLDKELPPEIADEIKKIRQKSPPIDGDTIISDPVHEKRVRRIHRALDSDDVELVKLLLNESEITLDDANALHYAAAYCDSKVLTELLGLELANLNLKNSRGYTALHLAAMRREPAIIMCLLSKGAVASQLTDDGRLASNICRRLTRLKDYNAKMEQGQESNKDRMCIDILEREMMRNPMTAEDSVTSPLLADDLHMKLSYLENRVAFARLFFPAEAKVAMQIAQADVTPEVGGFSAASTSGKLREVDLNETPVTKNKRLRSRVDALAKTVELGRRYFPNCSQVLDKFLEDGLPDGLDAFQQQSGTPDEQQVKKMRFCEVKEDVRKAYSKDTADNSMFSALSSNSSSSAMK; encoded by the exons ATGGAGCCGTCGTCGTCCATCACGTTCGCCTCCTCGTCGTCCTACCTGTCCAACGGCTCTAGCCCCTGCTCCGGCGCTCTGGCGCCGCTGCCCGCGGCGGACGGgtggggcggtggcggtggagggggagggggagggagcagcagcagcgtcGAGGCCGTGAGCCTGAATCGCCTCAGCAGCAATCTCGAGCGCCTCCTCCTCGATTCTGAACTCGACTGCAGCGACGCTGACGTCGACGTCGCGGACGGCGGTCCGCCCATCCCCGTCCACCGTTGCATCCTCGCCGTGCGCAGCTCCTTCTTCCACGACCTCTTCCGCGCCCGCGGGAGCCGCAGTGATGGGGCCGTCACTGCCTCTGCCTCCGCCACCGGAGGCGGAGCGGGAGGGGATGTGAACGGGAGGCCGCAGTACAAGATGGAGGACCTCGTCCCAGGTGGCCGTGTGGGCCGCGAGGCCTTCCTAGCGTTCATGGGGTACCTCTACACGGGCAGGCTCCGGCCGGCGCCGCTGGACGTGGTGTCATGTGCTGATCTTGTGTGCCCGCACGACTCGTGCCCGCCGGCTATCAGGTTCGCCGTCGAGCTCATGTACGCGGCTTGGACCTTCAGGATCCCCGAGCTCATGTCGCTGTTCCAG CGACGGCTTATGAACTTTGTTGACAAGACTCTGGCGGAAGACGTCCTACCTATTttgcaagttgctttccactcggaGCTTACTCAAGTGCGTGAAAAATGTGTTCAAAGGATTGCAAGATCGGATCTTGATATTATGTCTTTGGATAAGGAACTCCCTCCAGAAATTGCTGACGAGATAAAAAAGATCCGTCAGAAATCTCCGCCAATTGATGGTGACACCATCATTTCGGACCCTGTACACGAGAAAAGAGTAAGAAGAATCCACAGGGCACTGGATTCTGATGATGTTGAACTTGTCAAGTTGCTTCTTAATGAGTCTGAAATCACCCTTGACGACGCAAACGCATTGCATTATGCTGCAGCTTACTGCGATTCCAAAGTTCTTACAGAGTTGTTAGGCCTGGAACTTGCCAACTTGAATTTGAAGAACAGTCGTGGGTACACAGCACTCCACCTAGCTGCTATGAGGAGAGAACCAGCTATTATTATGTGTCTCTTAAGCAAAGGAGCAGTGGCGTCGCAATTGACAGATGACGGCCGCCTTGCAAGTAATATTTGTCGAAGGTTAACAAGACTAAAAGATTACAATGCGAAGATGGAGCAGGGCCAAGAGTCAAATAAAGATAGGATGTGCATTGACATCCTAGAGAGGGAGATGATGAGGAATCCTATGACAGCGGAAGATTCTGTCACCTCACCTTTATTGGCTGATGATCTTCACATGAAACTAAGCTACCTGGAAAACAGAG TCGCGTTCGCAAGACTGTTCTTCCCTGCTGAAGCGAAGGTTGCCATGCAAATTGCACAAGCAGACGTCACACCAGAAGTTGGTGGTTTTTCTGCAGCAAGTACTTCTGGTAAACTGAGGGAAGTCGATCTGAATGAGACGCCAGTAACAAAAAACAAAAGGCTGCGTTCAAGGGTGGATGCACTAGCGAAAACAG TGGAACTGGGCCGTCGGTACTTCCCAAACTGCTCGCAGGTGCTCGACAAATTCTTGGAAGATGGCCTGCCTGATGGCCTTGATGCGTTCCAGCAGCAAAGCGGCACCCCTGATGAGCAACAGGTGAAGAAGATGCGCTTCTGTGAGGTGAAGGAGGACGTGCGCAAAGCATACAGCAAAGACACGGCCGATAACAGCATGTTTTCGGCCCTGTCGTCAAACTCCTCGTCCTCGGCGATGAAGTGA